The following are encoded together in the Mesoterricola sediminis genome:
- a CDS encoding menaquinone biosynthetic enzyme MqnA/MqnD family protein, which yields MAHSNPFRISIIDYLNAAPLNYGFKHGLGYEHFHLKFHVPSLCANQLRSGEVDAGLISSIEYLRIPRLKLVPGLCIASPKRVRSVIILSKVPPEQIRTLALDTSSRTSVVLAQILLRERYGVAPQVVDMAPDQVAMLETCDAALLIGDVAMRTRREGLIVLDLAEEWHAWTGLPFVFALWQVREDAPVLEIPGGVGPFFHRSLELGRENLAAIVDEAWRTIGWTKPELREYLTENISYHLGDRERDSLALFYEKAVANGFAPATKPLAFL from the coding sequence ATGGCCCATTCGAATCCTTTCCGAATCTCCATCATCGATTACCTGAATGCGGCGCCCTTGAATTACGGATTCAAGCACGGGCTGGGCTACGAGCACTTCCACTTGAAGTTCCACGTGCCTTCCCTGTGCGCCAACCAGCTCCGGTCGGGAGAAGTTGATGCAGGGCTCATCAGCAGCATCGAGTACCTCCGCATCCCCCGCCTGAAGCTCGTGCCGGGCCTCTGCATCGCCTCCCCCAAGCGGGTGCGCTCCGTCATCATCCTGTCCAAGGTCCCGCCCGAGCAGATCCGGACCCTGGCCCTGGACACCTCCAGCCGCACCTCCGTCGTCCTCGCCCAGATCCTCCTCCGGGAGCGCTACGGCGTGGCGCCCCAGGTGGTGGACATGGCCCCCGACCAGGTCGCCATGCTGGAGACCTGCGACGCGGCCCTGCTCATCGGCGACGTGGCCATGCGGACCCGGCGCGAGGGCCTCATCGTCCTGGACCTGGCCGAGGAGTGGCACGCCTGGACCGGCCTGCCGTTCGTCTTCGCCCTCTGGCAGGTGCGGGAGGACGCGCCGGTCCTTGAGATCCCCGGGGGCGTGGGCCCCTTCTTCCACCGCAGCCTGGAGCTGGGCCGGGAGAACCTGGCCGCCATCGTGGACGAGGCCTGGCGGACCATCGGGTGGACCAAGCCCGAACTCCGGGAGTATCTCACCGAGAACATCTCGTACCACCTGGGCGACCGGGAGCGGGACAGCCTCGCGCTCTTCTACGAGAAGGCCGTGGCCAACGGGTTCGCGCCGGCGACGAAGCCCCTCGCGTTCCTTTGA